A window of the Eubalaena glacialis isolate mEubGla1 chromosome 9, mEubGla1.1.hap2.+ XY, whole genome shotgun sequence genome harbors these coding sequences:
- the SET gene encoding protein SET isoform X1, with translation MSAPAAKVSKKELNSNHDGADETSEKEQQEAIEHIDEVQNEIDRLNEQASEEILKVEQKYNKLRQPFFQKRSELIAKIPNFWVTTFVNHPQVSALLGEEDEEALHYLTRVEVTEFEDIKSGYRIDFYFDENPYFENKVLSKEFHLNESGDPSSKSTEIKWKSGKDLTKRSSQTQNKASRKRQHEEPESFFTWFTDHSDAGADELGEVIKDDIWPNPLQYYLVPDMDDEEGEGEEDDDDDEEEEGLEDIDEEGDEDEGEEDEDDDEGEEGEEDEGEDD, from the exons ATGTCGGCGCCGGCGGCCAAAGTCAGTAAAAAGGAGCTCAACTCCAACCACGACGGGGCCGACGAGACCTCAG aaaaagaacagcaagaaGCAATTGAACATATTGATGAAGTACAAAATGAAATAGACAG aCTTAACGAACAAGCCAGTGAGGAGATTTTGAAAGTAGAACAGAAATATAACAAACTCCGCCAACCATTTTTTCAGAAGAGGTCGGAATTGATCGCCAAAATCCCAAATTTTTGGGTAACAACATTTGTTAACCATCCACAAG TGTCTGCACTGCTtggggaggaggatgaagaggCGCTGCATTATTTGACAAGAGTCGAAGTGACAGAATTTGAAGATATTAAATCAGGTTACAGAATAGATTTT TATTTTGATGAAAACCCttactttgaaaataaagttcTCTCCAAAGAATTTCATCTGAATGAGAGTGGTGATCCATCTTCAAAGTCCACTGAAATCAAATGGAAATCCGGAAAG GATTTGACAAAACGTTCAAGTCAAACGCAGAATAAAGCCAGCAGGAAGAGACAGCATGAGGAACCAGAAAGCTTCTTCACCTGGTTTACTGATCATTCTGATGCAGGTGCAGATGAGTTAGGAGAGGTCATCAAAGATGATATTTGGCCAAATCCATTACAGTACTACTTG gtTCCGGACATGGAtgatgaggaaggggaaggagaagaagatgatgatgatgatgaagaggaagaaggattGGAAGATATTGATGAAGAAGGGGATGAGGATGAAGGtgaagaagatgaagatgatgatgagggggaggaaggagag gaaGATGAAGGAGAAGATGACTAA
- the SET gene encoding protein SET isoform X2 yields MAPKHQSSLPPQAKKPKKPRRTPASRPEETSASPNLLKEEKEQQEAIEHIDEVQNEIDRLNEQASEEILKVEQKYNKLRQPFFQKRSELIAKIPNFWVTTFVNHPQVSALLGEEDEEALHYLTRVEVTEFEDIKSGYRIDFYFDENPYFENKVLSKEFHLNESGDPSSKSTEIKWKSGKDLTKRSSQTQNKASRKRQHEEPESFFTWFTDHSDAGADELGEVIKDDIWPNPLQYYLVPDMDDEEGEGEEDDDDDEEEEGLEDIDEEGDEDEGEEDEDDDEGEEGEEDEGEDD; encoded by the exons ATGGCCCCCAAACACCAGTCTTCACTTCCACCCCAAGCAAAGAAACCGAAGAAACCAAGACGGACTCCTGCCTCCAGGCCAGAGGAAACGTCTGCTTCTCCGAACTTGCTGAAGGAAG aaaaagaacagcaagaaGCAATTGAACATATTGATGAAGTACAAAATGAAATAGACAG aCTTAACGAACAAGCCAGTGAGGAGATTTTGAAAGTAGAACAGAAATATAACAAACTCCGCCAACCATTTTTTCAGAAGAGGTCGGAATTGATCGCCAAAATCCCAAATTTTTGGGTAACAACATTTGTTAACCATCCACAAG TGTCTGCACTGCTtggggaggaggatgaagaggCGCTGCATTATTTGACAAGAGTCGAAGTGACAGAATTTGAAGATATTAAATCAGGTTACAGAATAGATTTT TATTTTGATGAAAACCCttactttgaaaataaagttcTCTCCAAAGAATTTCATCTGAATGAGAGTGGTGATCCATCTTCAAAGTCCACTGAAATCAAATGGAAATCCGGAAAG GATTTGACAAAACGTTCAAGTCAAACGCAGAATAAAGCCAGCAGGAAGAGACAGCATGAGGAACCAGAAAGCTTCTTCACCTGGTTTACTGATCATTCTGATGCAGGTGCAGATGAGTTAGGAGAGGTCATCAAAGATGATATTTGGCCAAATCCATTACAGTACTACTTG gtTCCGGACATGGAtgatgaggaaggggaaggagaagaagatgatgatgatgatgaagaggaagaaggattGGAAGATATTGATGAAGAAGGGGATGAGGATGAAGGtgaagaagatgaagatgatgatgagggggaggaaggagag gaaGATGAAGGAGAAGATGACTAA
- the LOC133097261 gene encoding cold shock domain-containing protein E1 — protein MLNRNAYLCAPICVINVYKNVHSKIGTTLRPLRSVDPTQTEYQGMIAIMDEGDMKGEVYPFGIVGMANKGDCLQKGESIKFQLCVLGQNAQTMAYNITPLRRATVECVKDQFGFINYEVGDSKKLFFHVKEVQDGIELQAGEEVEFSVIFNQHTGKCSACNVWRVCEGPKAVAAPRPDRLVNRLKNITLDDASAPRLMVLRQPRGPDNSVGFGAERKIRQAGVID, from the exons ATGCTCAACAGAAATGCGTACCTGTGTGCACCAATATGTGTGATAAATGTGTACAAGAATGTCCATAGCA AGATAGGAACTACTCTTCGCCCCTTGAGGAGTGTCGATCCAACACAGACTGAGTACCAAGGAATGATTGCGATCATGGACGAAGGGGATATGAAAGGTGAGGTCTATCCATTTGGCATAGTTGGGATGGCCAACAAAGGGGATTGCCTACAGAAAGGGGAGAGCATCAAGTTCCAATTGTGTGTCCTGGGCCAAAATGCACAGACTATGGCCTACAACATCACACCCCTGCGTAGGGCCACAGTGGAGTGTGTGAAAGATCAGTTTGGCTTCATTAACTATGAAGTAGGAGATAGCAAGAAGCTCTTTTTCCATGTGAAAGAAGTTCAGGATGGCATTGAGCTAcaggcaggagaggaggtggaATTCTCAGTGATTTTTAATCAGCACACTGGCAAGTGCAGTGCTTGCAATGTTTGGCGAGTCTGCGAGGGCCCCAAGGCTGTTGCAGCTCCACGACCTGATAGGTTGGTCAATCGCTTGAAGAACATCACACTGGATGATGCCAGTGCTCCTCGCCTAATGGTTCTTCGTCAGCCAAGGGGACCAGATAACTCAGTGGGATTTGGTGCCGAAAGAAAGATCCGTCAAGCTGGTGTCATTGACTAA